The proteins below are encoded in one region of Styela clava chromosome 4, kaStyClav1.hap1.2, whole genome shotgun sequence:
- the LOC120326035 gene encoding F-box only protein 3-like gives MSVSPGLLDLPNEVLLHIFSFLELDDLNRVFLTSWRCKQLAENEQLWKTLCKKHWLLTERKSNSETWKENFILYYKDFGRYIQSYPVIFSSWTNLIDILRIHSPNIISTLKDGLSESDLDQFEEEYTCKLPEALRLFYRICGGQDCQDSNTPGLFGSFANVYAVDLNNYIFRSLPCLTQVHPHLEKSDVNSQLLTLCDTNCGIDYCLVLPHTISKEVTHMEGAPKPYSVVWTSANQIFSAFNSFEEWFLDYVEKVSFGRYHIDGGLILRYDYEPEFVAQTGPITVKAGWTRSQALAHKNMLFEYRITMSMDEDAKPADSCRLLERHWIIKHFADGKEEKVSGPGVVGEFPVMKPGSKYSWMSRTYFRSPGGSMEGHFTMRNLRTSNIIKVECPRYVMKHPLPV, from the exons ATGTCTGTCTCACCAGGATTACTTGATTTACCTAATGAAGTCTTATTGcacattttcagttttcttgAACTTGACGATCTTAACAG GGTTTTTCTCACAAGTTGGCGATGTAAGCAACTTGCAGAAAATGAACAACTTTGGAAAACTTTATGTAAAAAGCACTGGTTATTGACAGA AAGGAAGTCAAATTCAGAAACATGGAAAGaaaactttattttatattacaaaGATTTTGGTCGATATATACAGTCATATCCGGTTATCTTCAGTTCATGGACTaatttgattgatatacttCGCATTCATTCACCGAATATTATATCAACATTAAAAG ATGGGCTCAGTGAATCAGATCTAGATCAATTTGAAGAAGAATATACATGTAAGCTGCCAGAGGCATTGCGCTTATTCTATAGGATATGTGGGGGACAGGATTGTCAGGATTCAAATACTCCAGG ATTATTTGGAAGTTTTGCAAACGTATACGCAGTTGATttaaacaattatatatttcgtTCACTACCTTGCCTCACACAAGTCCATCCGCATCTAGA aAAATCGGACGTTAATTCTCAACTATTGACGTTGTGTGATACAAACTGTGGAATTGATTATTGCTTGGTTCTTCCACACACTATCTCGAAAGAAGTGACACATATGGAAGGTGCTCCGAAACCGTATTCGGTAGTTTGGACATCTGCG AACCAAATATTTTCTGCTTTCAATTCTTTTGAAGAATGGTTTTTGGATTATGTTGAGAAAGTTAGTTTTGGTCGATATCACATTGATGGTGGTCTCATTttaag GTATGACTATGAACCTGAATTTGTTGCTCAAACAGGACCGATAACAGTGAAAGCTGGGTGGACGCGTTCACAGGCATTGGCACATAAAAACATGCTGTTTGAATATAGAATTAC AATGTCTATGGATGAAGATGCCAAACCAGCAGATTCGTGTCGATTGTTGGAAAGGCATTGGATTATCAAGCATTTCGCGGATGGAAAAGAGGAGAAAGTCAGTGGGCCAGGAGTTGTTGGTGAATTTCCTGTGATGAAACCTG GTTCTAAGTACTCATGGATGAGTCGAACTTATTTCAGATCTCCAGGTGGATCAATGGAAGGACATTTCACAATGCGAAATCTCAGAACTTCGAATATAATTAAAGTTGAATGTCCAAGATATGTTATGAAGCATCCACTACCAGTATGA